ACAAATTCTTCAATCCATGATCTGATATGGACATCACATTTATTAAATTCACTGTATCTACACCGCAAGCAATGGGTGAGGTACAAATGTTGAAGTACATGGTAGAGCAAGAGCTTATATGAGACCATACTAACTACTTGAACCCTCGAGGTAAACCAATTCACACACCGACGAGCATACACGACCTCCTGATGGAAACAACCATTTGAATTTTGATGTAAGCAGATCGAAACAACCAGGGCAGCAGCGCCACAGATACCAGAACCTCCAACCAGGGCAATTTCAACAGTGAGTACCACAGATCCGATGCCACGGAACCCTCATTCCACCCAAAGTCGCATGTCGCAACACCTTCAACCTTCTCAACGACACAATCACACAACCAACTAATCGAACAAAATCACTCCCCCTCACAACGAGTCAAGTCGCCGCGGAGATCAAGCTCCAACCCCCAAGTAGAGCTACCTCGACTCTAGGGAAAAAGAATCCTCTTTTTGGGGGCAAACAATGGGGGGTTGGATCGGGAGGGGAGGCGCGGCACCTTGAGGCGAGACCGGTGGCGGAACTTGGCGTTGTTgtaggcgccgccggcgcccacatCGCGCATCGAGTAGGGGAGGGGGCCCGAGCCGCCGCTCATCCGCGCGGGAGCGGGGGTGGCGCGGGGAGTGCCTTGTAGAAGCTTCTGGGAAGAGGCGGGGCTCGCCTGCGTCGCGCGCGAGATCCGGGTGAGGTGAGAGGGGAGCTTGACGCGGGACAgacggggagagggaggagggagaagcggGTCGGGTGGGTTGGGTTTCGATGTCCGGCTCGCCGTTTCCGTTTCTTGACTGTCTTGGTCTACTTCCAACAAATCTGGCTAAGCAAAAATTGCAACATGTATTAGTGCCCTTGAACAATATTTGAACCATACGGTTTGCTCTGCATCGCGCTACTGGTATCTCTGCTCATAACTGTATATATTTCAATAGAAAGACGTTGTATACACATTTAATTAGAAAGTTATTGTATATGTACATGATAGAAGTAATTATTATTAGATAATAATGTATTCTTTGTCATATGTGATTACTGATGTTGCTAAAAAAACGGATCACAAGAGGATTGCCAAAAAGTCATTTGGATTGTATTTCATTGCTCGCGTGATAACAATTATTTAAAATTGGTTGTTTCACGGGACACATGagactatatatttttattgATCTATGCTATTTTGAAATATTTGTACTTTTTAGTATGATGTTACAATAACTTTAATATAGGAATTGATATATATTCTTTAGTTCAAACACTAAATGGAGGACGAtccagagggagagagagagctggaaaATACAACTATTTGGGCCATTTTCCTAGGTGCTCATGGATATCATAAAAAATCTTAAAGTTTATATGAAATGTAACATGAGAGTGGTTAAAACTTTCTTTCTCTATTTCACTCTATATCCGTGTGCTTCCTCCCTATGTTCCTTAGAATTCCAAGTCTAGAAAAATCTTTGATCTTGTGTTTTTTTTCTAACATTGTTTAATCGACCAGTGTGAGTAAGGGTTTGATTCAAATACATCTTACAAATGAAAAGTACTATCATTATATTAATTATTGCAATGTTGAGGAACACAACGTCTTGCAATCTTTGTATTATTACCTGAAGTAAATGGAAGTTGGATGGTGTGGAACTAGTCAAGTTAGCATACGCTTTGATATATTATTGCTTACCTTTTGTGTTGTACTAACTATTGAAACGTAGTATACACACATGCTACGTACACTAAATTTCTATGAATGAATACATGCACACCCTACCTATATGAGCATCTCCTAAAAAGCCGAAATAGTAGATCATGACATTAACAAGGCTCGGTGAAAAATGAAAAATCCATGTCATCCTGAAACAGAAGGACCTTGCCTTCTAAAACTATGACAAGAGGTCTTGCACTTTTGCTACTTTTCATGTTTACTTAGCACTTGATTACTTGACTTCAAGGAACATCGTCCAAGGTTCATTTAAGTGTTTTTTTGTCGGTGCGGCCATTTGCCCATTTCAATGAATTTAGGTGAAAACAAATACATGAAACACGACGTGGAAGTCTTGAGTATTCGTCTTTTTCTCTTGATTTATTTATTCTCACCAGCAGTGCTATGTGTAACATTTATTAGAACACTACGACATCCATCCATCCTCCTCCAAGTTCCAGCAAATCATCCAAGTTGCTAGTCACTTCCctaaaaccaaaagaaaaggaaaggaaacacACAACAAACAACATAAAGCTACTCCTACCATGTACCTCCTCTCTGATCGATACACACTACTAGAGCTGCGCCTCCAGGTCCCTTTCCCCGTCGTCCAGCAGCCTGCCCTGCGGtggcaacgccgccgccgtcgacgtggACCCCCGCGACGTGCcgccctcctgctccttgtcggcGCAGCCCTCGCCGGCGCACCTTGCCACCACCTCGGCGCGGCAGACGGGGCACGTCGAGCGCTCCCTGAGCCACACGTCGACGCAGCCCCGGTGGAAGACGTGCATGCACAGGGGAAGCAGcctcgccgcctcgccctccgccAGCGCGCCCAGGCACACGGCGCACTCCCTCTCCTCGGcctcgtcgcccgccgccgccgccgccgcctccttccggTACGCGAACTCCGGCAGCGCCGCGATGGCGTCGGCGTCCAGCCCCGTGGAGCGCTTCTTGTCGGGCtccgccgcggctgcggcggcggcctcggccgcGTCCCGGCTCTCGGAGCGCCGCACAAGGTACCACCGGATGGCGCAGAGGATGAGCAGGATGGCGAGGAGGGAGCCGAAGCTGATGCCGAGGACGGCGATgtaggaggtggtggtgcagcACGCGTGCGCggacgccgtggcggcggcggcgtcgtggcgCGAGGTGTAGGAGGGCGCGCCGACCGAGACGGAGACCGCGAAGCAGGACTGGTCCGCGGGGAGGCAGCCCGCGGCGGCGTCAGGGGCGGGCACTCcgggagaagaaggggaggaagaagacggcaacggcaacgacgacgacgagggcggTTGTCGCGACGGCATTGCGGGCGCGTGGGGTGGTGAATAGGAGGCGGTGCATGCGCGGGTACAGGAGCTTTTGAAGGTGCTGGTTGCATGCCATGGCTGGGGATGGAGCTAGTGCGGGTGGCGCGAGGGAAGTGCGGGCGCTCTTGGggtggggaggagaggagatacGTTGACCGCCACGGCGAACCCCGCTTGACAAGAATAGCCTGGTCGGGCCGTGCATGTTTGAGTCTATAGCTTTTCTTTCTCCGATTTTCATTTCAGTTTTGCTCAGTTATTACTGGTTTATTTACACTTCGTTTGGCATTTTAGCACACGGGAATCTTGGTTTccataaataaatataaaaggacTACAGAAAAATATCAAtgtgaaacttttttttatcatttttctaaaaaatgagGTTCATCATGTCGTGTTTTCTACTATCTAAACTTTACTCGACTAGAACATTAAAAAGTAGACGGCAACTACCCCTACATAAAAATAGTTGGGCGAACATTAATGGAAGGAGGTAACATCGCAAGAAGAGAGAGGCATGATCGAAAATTGCATATGGTTGGATTTTCATCTAATGGCTCTTAATCATCaagtataaaaaaaaattaaaacatgaGCGTATTTAGAGGTAAAACTTCTCATATTATGTGTCAGCCACACTTATGTTCCCCCCTTCTCTTTAGATCTTCACACAAATTGTGCCTTTTTCATATGTTTTTAATGAAGTACCAAtattgaaagaaaagaaaagaaaagaaagaatcatGGTACTCTAGCTTGGGGATAAAAGTTGAGTTTGTAAAAGTGCGTTGCTAGCGCCCAGACGTCCGATGGGAAAACTTTCCATCGGGCACTCTGTTGGTCCATCGCAAAATCAAAAAATAATGTCTACAACATAGAAAAATAAACGTTTGCAACATAGAAAATCACcgtttgcaacataaaaaacatgttgaaaaaaatttattagCCATCTGTTaatgatgaggaaaaaaatctGCCGCAACATCTGTTTCGTGTTGCATGGAACATTCAAATCTTCATTGAAAATGTAACATCCAgataaaacacttgcaacacactagtagagaacttgtctttagtcctggttggtagggagcaaatctcccgaaaaacCATCCGGGATAAAATAATCGAGACAAAtggggggggtcttttgtcccgggtcactcaaccgggactaaagaccccttttatcccggttgggaataccaaccgggataaaaaagttttccaaaaaaataaaaaaaagcaccCGCGGGCGGAGGCCTGCCTCGGCTCCCGCGATGCCGGCCTCcgtgcgccgccgtcgagccacCGCATCCCGCCGCTGCCCGCACCCCGCGTCGGCGTGCCTGCTCCGGCCTCGCTCGCCCGTGCCGGTGCGCCTGCTCCGGCcctgccgcctcctgctccgcctcgCACCGCCTCCTCTCTTGCGCGCGCATCCACCCACCGCTCCTCGCCCGTCGTCATCGCCTCCTNNNNNNNNNNNNNNNNNNNNNNNNNNNNNNNNNNNNNNNNNNNNNNNNNNNNNNNNNNNNNNNNNNNNNNNNNNNNNNNNNNNNNNNNNNNNNNNNNNNNTCGGACGCACGACGCTGAGCATTACCATTGGTAAAATCCAACAAACTAAGGACATGTTTAACGCAACTCTAGCTTCACGATATTCCTTACATGATTTTTGAGTGTGTATGATAAAATAAAGTGGTCTAAACATATTCATTTAAATTGCTCAATAATATACCGTCCATGTATCCACAACTCCAATTTGAACAATGTATAGAATTAGTGATGGACAAGTATACAAATTATTAGAGTTGAACATATGGCAAACACCTCTTAAAAGTCGGTTTGACTTCAATATCCATAATTTGGATGCTAAGATAGTGGTTTAAACACTTTTGTGTTTAATTCAAAAATAAGAACAAAGTATATCAAACAAATAACCTAAGGAATTGTTTGCATACTATGCATGGGAAAAACTTTATTAACTGCTTACTAAAATTTTTGAAATATTTGAATTCAAAGATCTAACTTCATGATTTTACATCCAAGTATATGAAAACAAAATATTTTCATTCTTTTGATCattataaaatatttttaagtCTAATATCGATGTTAGGAGTGACGGATGAAACTATGACTAAGACCGGATAACATGATTTTCCATGCTCAATTGGGACAAAACCACATCCTTAGGACTGAATAGCAAATTGACTCGATATAGATAGTTTGCAGGGTTAAATAGACAAAAAAAACATGGTAATGTATTTAGGTGGATTAAGGCGATACTCCATGGGGAAAATAtaactttatttccttttgaCATTTTCGTTGCAAATTctgttttccaaaaaaaaaaaagccacacTAGATCGCTTCCATTGGATAATGGTCCTTGACCAAAGACGGTGGCAGTTGCCGTTGGTCAATATCtttgggccggcggccggcggccggcggcgacccctCCAACCTCCACCCCACCTCGGTATCGCCGCTGCTGCGCCGTTATCACCGTCGCTGCGATGAGGCCTCTCCTTACCCGCCTCTTCACCTCCACTCACATTGCCatggccgcctccccctcctcttcctctccgtCTAGACGGTTGGCCCATCTCACACGCCATctcgccgcctcctcttccGGCGAGCTCTCCTCAGTGGGCGCCCCTGCCGCCGCAGCCGACACCGTCCCCGCGAAAAGCCCGCGTCCGGCCGCCTCCAAGGTCCCCGCCGCCGTTCTCGTCTGCCTCTTCGAGGATCCCAGCTGCGGGCCCCGCGTCCTCCTCACCAAGCGcgcttcctccctctcctcccactCCGGTAGGAGGACACTGTGATTCTTGCCTTACTGGCTAAATCTGAAACATATGTTGGTTCCATGTTGGCCAATTCGTTCGTCAGAGTTCTTGAATTTCTTGGAAATTGTCAGGGGAGGTGTCATTACCCGGAGGGAAGGTTGACGAGGGGGACGCCGATGCCAAGGCCACGGCTTTGCGGGAGGCGAAGGAGGAGATTGGATTGGACCCGGCGATTGTCTCTGTTGTGACAGTTCTTGAGCCATTCCTGTCCAAGGTAAACCGGAATTTTCTTGTTCCGCTAGACTGCTACGATACATATCCTAGGCAACAACTGTTAATTTTGCCAACCAGTTCGTGATGAAGAATCACGTAATGGATCAGCAGTGCACTCTCTACTCTATGTATCAAAGTCGAGCTATTGTTCCATACACAAGTATTGGTCTGGTGCTCATTTTGTCGTAAGCCCCCTTGAAGTATAAATGCCGTGCAGCAGTAGGAGTAACAGAAGCAACAGTTTATGGACGCATCATGATGTTGCATCTTTCAAGTCCTGTGGTTTGAGATGCGTGAGAACTAAATACCATTCCTTTTCTGAATGAAGGGAACAAAATAGCTTCAATCACAACAATTTGGATTTCTTCTTGCTGGAGTATGGCTAGTCTACTCTTATTTTCCGGGTTTTACTGTTAACTATCAATGTCATAAGTAGAGCCATAACTAGAGCCAATCGTTGTTAAATGTTGACCATGATGCCCTTAGAGACAATAACTCAAGATAAGTATGAGTAATGATATTTTTTGAAATGAATGAGTCACAATATTCTTGTTGGTTGATTTGATATATCTTAACCATTCAGTATCTTCTGGTCAATGTATTGCAAATCCTTTCCAGCCACATTGCTCAAGCCAAGTATTTTTTCTATAATCAATTTCTGAGAACAATACACATGCTTGTCCCACCATTTATGATCCAGAAATGAATTGTTGGGGAAACCTTGAGGTGAGAACCTGCCCCGCCCCTGAACTTGTAAGTTTGTATCACTTGTACCCCAAAAGATGCAAACTGAATTCTTACCTCTGGTATTTCTTGATCCACTGGATACAGATCTACATCCTCTTTTACTTGATTGGCATTTTTCTGTTTGAAGTATGataatttttaataatgtaAAAAACGATAATCTGAACCTATTTAGttaaaaacttaaaattttaaaaagaaCCTGAAAGTTCTATCTCAGAGCTATTTTTTGTGGTATAAAAATTCTCTCTTTGCAAATATTAAAATTCTGAGAATGATATGGATTGACAATCCGATACCAAACTTTTTCAATCAAATTGCAAACTGTGCAGAGCTTCTACCAGATGTTAATTAAAATAATATTTGAAACTGAAATATACTGAAACTGTTGGTTTGGGTAGGGATAGACGTTATGCGGTGAAGTAGAATTTTCTCTCTTCCTGTGGCCTGTTTAACTTCAAATTCATCATGTGGTTTCATCTATTGACTGTCAACTGTCATCATGTATTTACTTATTCTGCCTCTTTGGCTAGATTCCATGTCAATGGGTGTATTAAACTAATGACCTTATTAAATGGACAATAATAAAGGCCTAAGAATTTGATGGGAGGTTCAGGTGGAAAGTGCTCTGAGTTTACCTGTTTAAATTGATGATAATCAAGGCTGAACATAGTTTTCGCCAGTGTCGAAACCATTCTTATTGTAAGCAGCAAAGAACTGTGGGAGCAAGTGAGTGCCAGTAAAGGAGCAGTTGGCCGATGaaacatttttatttccttaaacTATTTAAACCGAGGATGAACTCCATGAGAATAAAAGTTTTGAGGTTGAGGAAGGACCAAGTGATACAAAATACTTAGATATAAGAAATCTAGTACTACTTCCAGTCAAGAAAACATGACGTTGGGACAGCCAATATGAACTAGTTTTTTAGTTTGACGTCATGTTTTCATGGTTGGATATTTGGATGAACTAATCAAGAACTATATATAGCTCATACCTTGGCTCCACTCTTTTGGAATCAGTATAGGGGAGAAATTTTCAATAAATGATtcaaaaatcatgaacaaatcGCTACACGAATATTGATCTGTATTTATGATTTAGAATATGCTTTCTCCTGATTCAGTGGAAGTGCAGATCAGCCGGAACTTATGCTTCAGCCTTTCTTTTGCAGAACGGGGTCAATGTTGTTCCTGTAATTGGCATGGTTTCGGATAAAGCATTGTTCAAGCCTGTCCTGAACAAAGCTGAAGTGGAGGACATCTTTGACGCACCACTGGAGATGTTTCTAAAGGTACTTGTTTCTCTATCATTCATTTTAATGTAACGACTCAA
This sequence is a window from Setaria italica strain Yugu1 chromosome III, Setaria_italica_v2.0, whole genome shotgun sequence. Protein-coding genes within it:
- the LOC101774276 gene encoding nudix hydrolase 15, mitochondrial translates to MRPLLTRLFTSTHIAMAASPSSSSPSRRLAHLTRHLAASSSGELSSVGAPAAAADTVPAKSPRPAASKVPAAVLVCLFEDPSCGPRVLLTKRASSLSSHSGEVSLPGGKVDEGDADAKATALREAKEEIGLDPAIVSVVTVLEPFLSKNGVNVVPVIGMVSDKALFKPVLNKAEVEDIFDAPLEMFLKDDHRRTKQMNWMGIDIPVQFFDYEEDGKKFVIWGLTAHILTRAAAVVLQRQPSFAELPRPKYASAPTADTDETKP
- the LOC101773876 gene encoding probable E3 ubiquitin-protein ligase ATL44, encoding MPSRQPPSSSSLPLPSSSSPSSPGVPAPDAAAGCLPADQSCFAVSVSVGAPSYTSRHDAAAATASAHACCTTTSYIAVLGISFGSLLAILLILCAIRWYLVRRSESRDAAEAAAAAAAEPDKKRSTGLDADAIAALPEFAYRKEAAAAAAGDEAEERECAVCLGALAEGEAARLLPLCMHVFHRGCVDVWLRERSTCPVCRAEVVARCAGEGCADKEQEGGTSRGSTSTAAALPPQGRLLDDGERDLEAQL